A stretch of the Mycolicibacterium celeriflavum genome encodes the following:
- a CDS encoding YihY/virulence factor BrkB family protein has protein sequence MVGWLDRLQRRHRRIGFLIAVIYKYVDDQGGYLAALITYYAFVSLFPLLLLMTTVLGVVLVGRPELQQRVVEATVSQFPVIGNQLQRPEELSGGAVAVFVGVAGALYGGMKVGQALQNAMDSVWAVPRNNRPDPIRSRLRSLLLLLVLGSAAIAATVLSAAGHATASLGWFGKAGIIVATVAINAAICLVVFRVTSTRQLTYRQVLPGALAAAVIWQLLQWFGATFVAQIVRSSSVTNSVFALVLGLLAFLYLISVTLVMCAEANVVRVDKLYPRALMTPFTDDVDLTPADRRTYTRRAKAERAKGFQRVSVHFDGSREEP, from the coding sequence ATGGTCGGCTGGCTGGACAGGCTGCAGCGACGTCACCGTCGCATCGGCTTCCTCATCGCGGTCATCTACAAATACGTCGATGACCAGGGCGGCTATCTGGCCGCGCTGATCACCTACTACGCGTTCGTCTCGCTGTTTCCGTTGTTGCTGTTGATGACGACCGTGCTCGGCGTCGTGCTGGTCGGCCGTCCCGAGTTGCAGCAGCGGGTGGTGGAGGCGACAGTCAGCCAGTTCCCGGTCATCGGCAACCAACTGCAGCGTCCGGAAGAGCTCAGCGGCGGCGCCGTGGCGGTGTTCGTCGGCGTCGCGGGTGCCCTCTACGGCGGCATGAAGGTCGGCCAGGCCCTGCAGAACGCAATGGACTCGGTGTGGGCCGTACCGCGCAACAACCGGCCCGACCCGATCCGGTCCCGGCTGCGCAGCCTGTTGTTGCTGTTGGTGCTCGGGTCGGCAGCGATCGCTGCGACCGTCCTGTCCGCGGCCGGCCATGCCACCGCCTCCCTTGGCTGGTTCGGCAAAGCCGGAATCATCGTCGCCACCGTGGCGATCAACGCCGCGATCTGTCTGGTGGTGTTCCGGGTCACGAGCACACGACAACTCACCTACCGGCAGGTGCTGCCCGGCGCGCTGGCCGCAGCGGTGATCTGGCAACTGCTGCAGTGGTTCGGCGCCACCTTCGTTGCGCAAATCGTTCGGTCTTCGAGCGTAACCAACAGCGTGTTCGCCCTCGTGCTGGGCCTGCTGGCGTTTCTGTACCTCATTTCGGTGACGCTGGTGATGTGCGCGGAGGCCAACGTCGTGCGGGTCGACAAGCTGTATCCCCGGGCGCTGATGACGCCGTTCACCGACGACGTCGACCTCACCCCCGCCGACCGCCGCACCTACACGCGCAGGGCGAAAGCCGAACGCGCCAAAGGCTTTCAGCGCGTCAGCGTGCACTTCGACGGTTCTCGCGAGGAGCCGTAG
- a CDS encoding MOSC domain-containing protein produces MRRDRDGLMDRVGRVAALRRYPVKSMLGEQCDSIELSPLGVSGDRRYAVIDDATGHVATAKHPRLWSALLQCSSATGPDGVTVRMPDGRTVPIAEAAAPLSGLLGRTVHLADERAAGALLERSDPVDVLTHGTDAEIDPVLMELAKGAPGGAFVDHSPVHLISTATLDAVGVDRAEAIRYRPNIVVETKDGALPFMENDWVGAQIQLGDVVLRGTLPTPRCAVPTLKHGRSERLPGAVRYLLEHNRVEVPGSGALPCAGLYAEVVTAGTVDLGDEVRITVDVDVVERGMKI; encoded by the coding sequence GTGAGACGAGACCGAGACGGGTTGATGGACAGGGTCGGACGTGTCGCCGCGCTGAGGCGCTATCCCGTGAAGTCGATGCTCGGGGAGCAGTGCGACTCCATCGAGCTCAGTCCGCTGGGCGTGTCCGGAGACCGGCGGTATGCGGTCATCGACGACGCCACCGGGCACGTCGCCACCGCCAAACACCCCAGGCTTTGGAGCGCCCTGCTGCAGTGTTCGTCGGCGACCGGACCCGACGGCGTCACGGTGAGGATGCCCGACGGCCGCACGGTGCCCATCGCCGAGGCGGCAGCGCCGCTGTCAGGTCTGCTCGGCCGCACGGTGCACCTCGCCGACGAGCGAGCGGCCGGCGCCTTGCTCGAACGGTCCGATCCCGTCGACGTGCTCACCCACGGCACCGACGCCGAGATCGATCCCGTGCTGATGGAACTGGCCAAGGGCGCGCCCGGCGGCGCCTTCGTCGACCATTCTCCCGTGCACCTGATCAGCACCGCCACGCTCGACGCTGTCGGCGTCGACCGCGCGGAGGCCATCCGGTACCGGCCGAACATCGTCGTCGAGACCAAGGACGGGGCGTTGCCCTTCATGGAGAACGACTGGGTCGGTGCGCAGATCCAGCTCGGGGACGTCGTGTTGCGTGGCACGCTGCCGACGCCGCGTTGCGCCGTGCCGACCCTGAAACATGGCCGCTCCGAACGTCTTCCGGGAGCCGTCCGGTACCTGCTCGAGCACAACCGGGTCGAGGTGCCCGGGTCCGGTGCGCTTCCCTGCGCAGGTCTGTACGCCGAGGTCGTCACCGCCGGCACCGTCGACCTCGGTGACGAAGTCCGCATCACGGTCGACGTCGACGTCGTCGAAAGGGGTATGAAGATCTGA
- a CDS encoding SDR family oxidoreductase, which yields MTQHWATRKSVFITGAAAGIGRATALTFARNGFVVGGYDIDEVGLKSLADEVDALGATAVVGHLDVTDPDEMAQRVREFVEAAGGRLDVMINNAGILRAGRFEEMDIRGHLKEIDINAKGVVNGLYAAFPYLKATPNSVVVNLSSASAIYGQAELANYSATKFFVRGITEALDIEWSRYGIRVISMWPLYVQTAMTKSIKTGTTDSLGIRLTAQDIADAIVKATDPSWLRRAIHQVHFPVGSQTKVLSAGSRFSPGWLTRLVNKKLAHS from the coding sequence ATGACGCAACACTGGGCAACCCGCAAGTCCGTCTTCATCACCGGGGCCGCCGCCGGTATCGGCCGCGCCACCGCGCTGACGTTCGCCCGCAACGGGTTCGTCGTCGGCGGCTACGACATCGACGAGGTCGGTCTCAAGAGCCTGGCCGACGAGGTCGACGCGCTGGGCGCCACGGCTGTCGTCGGGCACCTCGACGTCACCGATCCCGACGAGATGGCACAGCGCGTGCGCGAGTTCGTCGAAGCCGCCGGCGGCCGCCTCGACGTCATGATCAACAACGCCGGCATCCTGCGTGCGGGCCGATTCGAGGAGATGGACATCCGCGGCCACCTCAAGGAGATCGACATCAATGCCAAGGGTGTCGTCAACGGTCTGTACGCGGCGTTCCCCTATCTCAAGGCGACGCCGAACTCCGTCGTCGTCAACCTCTCCTCCGCTTCGGCGATCTACGGTCAGGCCGAGCTGGCCAACTACAGCGCCACGAAGTTCTTCGTCCGCGGGATCACCGAGGCGCTCGATATCGAGTGGAGCCGGTACGGCATCCGGGTCATCTCGATGTGGCCGCTGTACGTGCAGACCGCGATGACCAAGAGCATCAAGACCGGCACCACCGATTCGCTCGGCATTCGGCTGACGGCTCAGGACATCGCCGACGCGATCGTCAAGGCCACCGACCCGTCATGGTTGCGCCGGGCCATTCACCAGGTGCACTTCCCGGTCGGATCGCAGACCAAGGTGCTCAGCGCGGGGTCGCGGTTCTCTCCCGGCTGGCTGACCCGGCTGGTGAACAAGAAGTTGGCGCACTCCTGA
- a CDS encoding ABC transporter substrate-binding protein: MATRLTRRGFLTVTAGAALVVAGCGSDKPGTVAEDGSVTVKHVFGETKIPAPPARVVSAGLTEQDDLLAVGVVPIAVTDWFGAQPFGVWPWAQPKLGGAQPTVLSLADGIQVAQIASLKPDLIVAVNAGLDSDTYTKLSEIAPTVAQSGHAAFFEPWKDQAGTVGQAVFKHDEMQALIASVDQKFTAVGENNTAWAGRSAALLHGRLDDGEPQALSPDWRAEFLTQMGLRVVENPDTADVLIWATESDEEQAALLADPAVAKRGEANIFTGKELAGAIAFASPLSYPVVADRLPSLIAQALS, translated from the coding sequence GTGGCCACACGGCTGACTCGGCGAGGTTTTCTGACGGTGACCGCGGGCGCGGCGCTCGTCGTCGCCGGTTGCGGTTCGGACAAGCCCGGCACCGTCGCCGAGGACGGCTCGGTGACCGTCAAGCATGTCTTCGGCGAGACCAAGATCCCGGCACCACCCGCCCGGGTGGTCAGCGCGGGGCTGACCGAGCAGGACGACCTGCTGGCGGTCGGGGTGGTGCCGATCGCGGTCACCGACTGGTTCGGTGCCCAACCGTTCGGGGTATGGCCATGGGCGCAGCCGAAACTCGGTGGCGCCCAGCCCACTGTGCTCAGCCTCGCCGACGGCATCCAGGTCGCCCAGATCGCGTCGTTGAAGCCCGATCTGATTGTCGCCGTCAACGCGGGACTGGACTCCGACACCTATACGAAGCTGTCCGAGATCGCGCCGACGGTCGCGCAGTCCGGGCACGCCGCGTTCTTCGAGCCGTGGAAGGACCAAGCCGGCACGGTCGGCCAGGCGGTCTTCAAGCACGACGAGATGCAAGCCCTGATCGCGAGCGTCGACCAGAAGTTCACCGCGGTGGGTGAGAACAACACCGCCTGGGCCGGCAGGAGTGCGGCACTGCTGCACGGTCGGCTGGACGACGGTGAGCCGCAGGCCCTGAGCCCCGATTGGCGCGCCGAGTTCCTCACCCAAATGGGTCTGCGCGTCGTGGAGAATCCCGATACGGCGGACGTGCTGATCTGGGCCACCGAGAGCGACGAGGAACAGGCCGCGCTGCTGGCCGACCCGGCCGTTGCGAAGCGCGGTGAGGCCAACATCTTCACGGGCAAGGAACTCGCCGGGGCCATCGCGTTCGCCTCACCGCTGTCGTACCCGGTGGTGGCCGACCGACTGCCGTCGCTCATCGCCCAGGCACTGAGCTGA
- a CDS encoding queuosine precursor transporter translates to MTVTPDTQQTEHRGFATTGSAYYPTLVAVFTGLVLISNVAATKGIAFGPIIGDWSLITDGGFIVFPLTYVIGDVLSEVYGFAATRRAIYIAFMMEALAAFTFWLTAVLPAADFYTNQAAFEAVVKPFTQLIIAGLAGFIVGQTLNAWVVVKVKSRVGEKHLWARLIGSTVIGEFADTLVFCSIAAAAIGIDTWRDFLTYVALGWVYKTAVEVLVLPVTYRVIAFIKRREPSYQPAS, encoded by the coding sequence GTGACGGTCACCCCCGACACCCAGCAGACCGAACACCGCGGCTTCGCCACCACGGGATCGGCCTACTATCCGACGCTCGTCGCCGTGTTCACCGGCCTGGTGCTGATCTCGAACGTGGCGGCGACCAAGGGCATCGCATTCGGCCCGATCATCGGCGACTGGTCGCTGATCACCGACGGCGGCTTCATCGTGTTCCCGCTGACGTACGTGATCGGCGACGTGCTGTCGGAGGTGTACGGCTTCGCGGCCACCCGGCGCGCGATCTACATCGCGTTCATGATGGAGGCACTCGCGGCGTTCACGTTCTGGCTGACCGCCGTGCTACCGGCCGCCGACTTCTACACCAACCAGGCGGCGTTCGAGGCCGTGGTGAAGCCGTTCACGCAGTTGATCATCGCGGGCCTGGCCGGTTTCATCGTCGGGCAGACGCTCAACGCCTGGGTCGTGGTGAAGGTCAAGTCCCGGGTCGGCGAGAAGCATCTGTGGGCCCGGTTGATCGGGTCGACGGTCATCGGCGAGTTCGCCGACACCCTGGTGTTCTGCAGCATCGCCGCGGCCGCGATCGGGATCGACACCTGGCGCGACTTCCTCACGTACGTGGCCCTGGGGTGGGTCTACAAGACCGCGGTGGAGGTGCTCGTACTCCCGGTGACCTACCGCGTCATCGCGTTCATCAAGCGCCGCGAACCGTCCTATCAGCCCGCCTCCTGA
- a CDS encoding 5-oxoprolinase subunit B family protein: MSVTAEMDRGVRGAGAIPIRDYGDRALLLEFDSTAAVLAWTDAIRQADLPGVLDIVPASRTVLIKLAGPRYQAPTRQRLGGLRVDADFAAELTPPADRRPDVTIDVVYDGPDLDEVARLTGLTPEQVVSAHTGRLWRVGFGGFAPGFAYLVGGDPRLEVPRRSEPRTKVPAGAVGLAGEFSGIYPRESPGGWQLIGRTSAVLWDVGREKPALLTSGMWVQFRALG, encoded by the coding sequence ATGAGCGTGACAGCCGAAATGGACCGTGGCGTACGGGGCGCCGGCGCCATTCCCATCCGCGACTACGGGGACCGGGCGCTGCTCCTCGAGTTCGACAGCACCGCCGCAGTATTGGCGTGGACCGACGCGATCCGGCAGGCCGACCTGCCCGGCGTGCTCGACATCGTGCCGGCTTCGCGCACGGTGTTGATCAAGCTCGCCGGGCCCCGGTACCAGGCGCCGACGCGGCAACGCCTGGGCGGCCTGCGTGTCGATGCTGACTTCGCCGCGGAGTTGACACCGCCGGCAGACCGCCGCCCCGACGTCACGATCGACGTCGTCTACGACGGCCCGGATCTCGACGAGGTGGCCCGGCTGACGGGCCTGACACCCGAGCAGGTGGTATCCGCGCACACCGGCAGGCTGTGGCGGGTCGGGTTCGGCGGGTTCGCACCGGGTTTCGCCTATCTCGTCGGCGGTGATCCGCGACTGGAGGTGCCGCGGAGGTCCGAGCCGCGGACCAAGGTGCCGGCCGGCGCCGTCGGTCTGGCAGGAGAGTTCAGCGGCATCTATCCGCGCGAGTCCCCGGGCGGCTGGCAGTTGATCGGCCGCACGTCTGCGGTGCTCTGGGACGTCGGCCGCGAGAAGCCGGCGCTTCTGACGTCGGGCATGTGGGTGCAGTTCCGGGCGCTTGGATAG
- a CDS encoding 5-oxoprolinase/urea amidolyase family protein: MTTLEILRSGPLALIEDMGRPGLAHMGVGRSGAADRRSHTLANRLVANPGDRATIEVTFGGLAARVRGGDIAIAVTGADTDPAVDGIPFGTNSIHFARDGEVITLGAPHSGLRTYLAVRGGIDVEPVLGSRSYDVMSAIGPQPLQPGDVLPVGEHTEEFPELDQAPVAAIEDDALELMVVPGPRDDWFVDPDVLIRTNWLTTNKSDRVGMRLVGMPLEYRRPDRQLPSEGATRGAIQVPPNGFPVILGPDHPVTGGYPVIGVVADEDIDKVAQVRPGQTVRMHWSRPRRPFADC; the protein is encoded by the coding sequence ATGACCACGCTGGAGATCCTTCGGTCCGGGCCGCTGGCGCTGATCGAGGACATGGGCCGCCCAGGGCTGGCGCACATGGGCGTCGGCCGATCGGGTGCCGCCGATCGCCGGTCGCACACGCTGGCCAACAGGCTGGTGGCCAACCCCGGCGACCGGGCCACCATCGAGGTGACGTTCGGCGGGCTGGCGGCGCGGGTGCGCGGTGGCGACATCGCCATCGCCGTCACCGGCGCCGACACCGATCCAGCCGTCGACGGAATACCGTTCGGCACCAACAGCATCCACTTTGCCCGCGACGGTGAGGTGATCACGCTCGGCGCACCGCACTCCGGCCTGCGGACCTATTTGGCCGTGCGCGGCGGTATCGACGTCGAGCCGGTGCTGGGGTCGCGCTCATACGATGTGATGTCAGCGATCGGACCGCAGCCGCTGCAGCCAGGCGATGTGCTGCCGGTCGGCGAGCACACCGAGGAGTTCCCCGAACTCGATCAGGCGCCGGTCGCGGCCATCGAGGACGACGCGCTCGAGTTGATGGTGGTGCCCGGCCCGCGCGACGACTGGTTCGTCGACCCGGACGTGTTGATCCGCACCAACTGGCTGACGACCAACAAGAGCGACCGGGTGGGCATGCGACTGGTCGGGATGCCGCTGGAGTACCGCCGGCCGGATCGGCAACTCCCCAGCGAGGGGGCCACCCGCGGCGCAATTCAGGTACCGCCGAACGGTTTTCCGGTCATCCTGGGGCCGGACCATCCGGTTACCGGCGGCTACCCGGTGATCGGTGTCGTCGCCGACGAGGACATCGACAAGGTGGCTCAGGTGCGGCCCGGGCAAACGGTGCGGATGCACTGGTCGCGGCCGCGCCGGCCATTCGCGGACTGCTAG
- a CDS encoding GNAT family N-acetyltransferase encodes MHVQESLVPVVRIHTARLIHTSDLDPETREDAKSMVIEAFDGDFTDVDWEHSLGGMHAMIFDHGALIAHAAVVQRRLLYRRTALRCGYVEAVAVREDWRGQGLARAVMDAVEQVLRGAYQLGALSASEAGRHIYTARGWLPWQGPTSVLAPAGLTRTPDDDNALFVLPVSLPDGMVLDTSAEITCDWRDGDVW; translated from the coding sequence GTGCATGTTCAGGAGTCCCTTGTTCCCGTCGTGCGCATCCACACCGCGCGGCTGATCCACACGTCCGACCTCGACCCCGAGACGCGCGAAGACGCCAAAAGCATGGTGATCGAGGCGTTCGACGGGGATTTCACCGACGTCGACTGGGAGCACTCCCTGGGCGGCATGCACGCGATGATCTTCGACCACGGCGCGCTGATCGCCCATGCGGCGGTGGTGCAGCGGCGGCTGCTGTATCGCAGGACCGCGCTGCGCTGCGGCTACGTCGAAGCGGTCGCGGTGCGCGAGGACTGGCGCGGACAGGGCCTGGCGCGAGCCGTGATGGATGCCGTGGAGCAGGTGCTGCGCGGGGCGTATCAGCTCGGCGCGCTCAGCGCCTCCGAGGCGGGCAGACACATCTACACCGCCCGCGGCTGGCTGCCGTGGCAGGGACCGACCTCGGTGCTCGCGCCGGCCGGGTTGACCCGCACTCCCGACGACGACAACGCGTTGTTCGTGCTGCCGGTGAGCCTGCCGGACGGCATGGTGTTGGACACCAGCGCCGAGATCACCTGCGACTGGCGCGACGGCGACGTCTGGT